Proteins encoded together in one Impatiens glandulifera chromosome 1, dImpGla2.1, whole genome shotgun sequence window:
- the LOC124918945 gene encoding CCR4-NOT transcription complex subunit 1-like isoform X5 yields MPGFSEALAVQIRYLLQSLNGLNSDAVFDDLCEYVGYGTEGSILVLQTCLDYLNIYDEGLKNEPFDPVFSSIFKHILDKPNFSTILCQSLRDKVINGDFLENLSKALGLSTSEKIGVGLALSDLGNADLGVCGKKFCVQQIGELCADNLSIGSAEQMQSIFMFLQQSESLSKHLDSFIQMLSLVPLKGDEQFILAPLMSHGFPSGRFTRHQNLDLFDEDHEANFDALLAEMEKEMSMADIIKELGYGCTVSMSQCKELLSLFLPLTEVVVARILGTIICTNTGLDDHHNTFSTFYCALGGTASSDQPVMNSWNIDVLIDSIKQLAPSISWSAVIENLDHEGFYIPNEAAFSFFMSVYRRACQDPFPLHAICGSLWRNTEGQLSFLKYAVVAPHDIFTFAHCESQLAYADFVQVHKLHTGLTSNAWICLDLLQILCQLAEAGHVDAVRSMLKLPLEQCPEVVLLGMSHINTTYNLIQRELSSTAFPVILNHSAGADMVLHLWNKNPAILLRGFVDAHSINPENISRIFDICQELKILSPVLDMVPSSFGIRLAALASHKDLVDMEKWLRSNLTTYTNSFYEECNRFAKDQLGSSQDASAGTPHLSVSLCNLYAGTAPTVYKVLQEHTGLIVTDKLTEEMEKQLTSYTHASSHMKSSAPSDLSTSDGPVDDIEAEVNSYFQQMFSGQMTIDAMIQMMIQFNESHDEREKSIFGCIIRNLFEEYKFFPKYPETQLKIAAAFYGSLIKHQLLAHLPLGVALRAVLDALRKPADSTMFVFGTKALEQFVDCVIEWPQYCNHILQISHLRATHSELVALVERALARFSIAKADLGRLNASEQHGSSHSIATNAEMSSSSHRSVGSASTQPGLQISSTLQLQQRDQIPLDESQKLSLPSSNHMALVPPMVQPSPVPSTDASAHNNAATAATVVPPSSSVGFIRPSRAIASTRFGSALNIETLVAAAERRGTPLEAPAPEIQDKISFIINNLSAANIESKAKEFTEILIDQYHPWLAQYMVMKRASIEPNFHDLYLKFLGIVGSRSLHQEILQATYENCKVLLGSELIKSSSEERSLLKNLGSWLGKMTVGSNKYLSKREIDPKSLIIEAYEKGLMIAVIPFTSKILESCKNSIAYKPPNRWPMIILELLTEIYVMPNLKLNLKFDIEVLFKNLGVNMEEVNPTSLLKDIVRKTEGNPDFSITNAGASSEIKSSIASSLNQVELPLEVKPALPGGHSNMQSQFTAPLPHLTAGAPREDEKMVALNVSDQLSSVHGQLLQQQSTVPENQLSAPASIIEQRVIVNPMFRAHGLYLHFKSAIASALDQAIMEIISRIVHQSVSIAIQTTKELVLKDYAKEHDESLMRNAAHLMVSSLAGSLAHVTCKEPLLSSIPSHLRNILQGISIGNELLEQAVQLFTNDNLDLGCLLIEQAATEKAVQAIDGEIDQQLAIIRKHKDGVIPPFYDSGIYKSLHPPKPDRLSNSQQRIYEDFMKLPWKNQSTNYYNILPVGSSQPDSSVSGQQNKEVYSSDLINSGISSLTQPLDLTSEEMESSAAQLHSSMDGGVNGESHAVETSNIVKTLFSATISDLVGSSSSEPLLTTGDALKKYQIISEKLEDMVANEAKESEIQGLIGEVSGVILRCVSRDEAALAVAHKVFKGLYENAYDSTHVSVHLAILAAIRDVSKLVVKELTNWVIYSDDDRNLNKDITVGLIHHELLNLAEYNIHMAKLLDAGRNKAATQFAISLIRSLMPNDPRVISELPNLVDVLRKITTRPESPESLQQAAVLNAAAHSEDNSITESAEPDSAGFCNQVSMLFTEWYNICELPAVNDATCKKYVSRLHRMGLLKGDDVSQRFFCCLTEISVSHCLASETMSSATLQSPQLQPLSFLAIDIYSRLVVTIIKLLPADQGSNKLYLLIKILELTVRLIQKDDKEKKTSFNPRPYFRLFINWLLDLGSMEPLIDGANPQVLSALASTFHAIQPIKVPGFSYAWLELISHRSFMPKLLSGNGHKGWPYMHRLVLDLFQFLEPFIRIPCADIGEPVRLLYKGSLRVLLVLLHDFPDFLCEFHFGFCDVIPSGCIQLRNIVLSAFPRSMRVPDPCSPNLKFDLLLETNQPPRILSEVDFVLKSKQLKSEVDDYLRTRQQRSSLLVKLHQKLVLSPCEAVSAGTWYNVPLMNSLVLYIGMQAVQQLEAKSQSQSNPICTSLSVLLVAPALDIFHMLINDLDTEGRYLVLNVMANQLRYPNHHTHYFSSVLLYLFYETNEEVVVQEQITRVIFERMISDKPHPWGLVITFMELVKNPRYKFWSKGFIRCDPDIEYLIESVCSSYGCPRPTQED; encoded by the exons TGAAGGCTTGAAAAATGAACCATTTGATCCAGTGTTTTCTTCAATCTTCAAACATATCTTAGACAAGCCAAATTTCAGTACAATATTGTGTCAATCGCTAAGGGATAAGGTGATCAATGGAGATTTTCTTGAGAATCTATCAAAGGCACTAGGCTTGTCAACATCAGAGAAAATTGGAGTTGGTCTTGCCTTGTCAGATTTGGGAAATGCAGATCTTGGAGTATGTG GAAAGAAATTCTGCGTACAACAGATTGGGGAGTTATGCGCAGATAATCTGTCTATTGGTTCAGCTGAACAAATGCAGAGCATCTTTATGTTCCTTCAACAATCTGAAAGCCTTTCCAAGCACTTAGACTCGTTTATCCAGATGCTATCTTTGGTGCCGTTGAAGGGagatgaacaatttattttgGCCCCGTTGATGTCACATGGATTTCCCAGTGGAAGGTTCACAAGGCATCA GAACTTGGACTTGTTTGATGAAGATCATGAAGCTAATTTTGACGCTCTCCTTGCTGAAATGGAGAAGGAGATGAGCATGGCTGATATCATAAAGGAATTGGGCTATGGATGCACAGTTAGTATGTCACAATGCAAGGAGTTGTTGTCTTTGTTCCTACCTTTGACTGAAGTTGTTGTTGCCAGAATACTTGGCACAATCATTTGCACAAATACTGGACTTGATGACCACCATAATACATTTTCAACATTTTATTGTGCTCTTGGTGGTACAGCTTCTTCTGATCAGCCTGTGATGAACTCATGGAATATTGATGTTTTGATTGATTCAATCAAGCAACTT GCTCCTAGCATTAGTTGGTCAGCAGTTATTGAAAACCTTGATCACGAGGGATTCTACATTCCTAATGAGGCAGCATTTTCCTTTTTCATGTCAGTTTATAGGCGAGCATGTCAG GACCCGTTTCCACTGCATGCCATTTGTGGATCTCTTTGGAGAAATACCGAGGGACAACTATCTTTCCTCAAGTATGCAGTGGTTGCTCCACATGACATATTTACTTTTGCGCATTGTGAGAGTCAATTG GCATATGCAGATTTTGTGCAGGTTCATAAACTTCATACAGGACTTACAAGTAATGCTTGGATATGCCTTGATCTGTTGCAAATTTTATGCCAACTAGCTGAAGCCGGTCATGTGGATGCTGTTCGGTCAATGCTTAAGCTTCCTCTTGAACAATGTCCTGAAGTTGTACTTCTTGGCATGTCACACATAAAT ACGACTTACAATCTTATTCAGCGTGAGCTGTCATCTACAGCATTTCCGGTGATACTTAACCATAGTGCAGGGGCTGACATGGTTCTCCATCTGTGGAACAAAAATCCTGCTATTTTGTTGCGAGGATTTGTGGATGCTCATAGCATTAATCCAGAAAACATAAGTAGAATTTTTGACATTTGCCAGGAGCTAAAG ATACTATCACCTGTGCTAGATATGGTTCCATCCTCTTTTGGTATCCGATTGGCTGCTCTTGCTTCTCATAAGGATCTTGTAGATATGGAAAAGTGGCTGAGATCTAATTTAACTACATATACAAATTCTTTCTATGAG GAGTGCAACAGATTCGCAAAGGATCAGTTGGGCTCATCTCAGGATGCCTCTGCTGGAACACCTCATCTGTCTGTTTCTCTTTGTAACCTTTACGCAGGGACAGCGCCTACTGTTTATAAG GTTCTTCAAGAGCACACGGGGTTGATTGTCACTGACAAGCTAACTGAGGAAATGGAAAAGCAGCTTACGTCTTATACACATGCTAGCTCACACATGAAGAGTTCTGCACCATCAGATCTCTCTACCTCAGATGGACCTGTTGATGACATTGAGGCAGAAGTAAACTCTTATTTCCAACAAATGTTCTCGGGCCAAATGACCATTGATGCGATGATACAGATGATGATACAATTCAACGAGTCTCATGATGAAAG GGAGAAATCGATTTTTGGCTGCATTATTCGCAATCTATTTGAAGAATACAAATTTTTCCCAAAATACCCTGAGACGCAACTCAAAATTGCCGCAGCCTTCTATG GCTCTCTCATCAAGCATCAGCTATTAGCTCATCTGCCACTTGGCGTAGCGCTCCGTGCTGTTTTGGATGCATTACGTAAACCTGCAGATTCAACA ATGTTTGTTTTTGGAACAAAAGCTTTGGAACAATTTGTAGATTGTGTAATTGAGTGGCCTCAGTATTGCAATCATATTTTGCAAATTTCTCATCTGCGTGCTACTCATTCTGAGCTTGTTGCATTGGTTGAACGAGCACTTGCTAGGTTTTCTATAGCCAAAGCAGACTTAGGAAGGTTGAATGCCTCTGAACAACATGGCTCTTCTCATTCAATTGCAACCAATGCAGAG atGTCAAGTTCATCTCACAGATCAGTTGGATCTGCTAGCACACAACCTGGTTTGCAAATTTCTTCTACACTGCAGCTTCAACAAAGAGATCAAATCCCTCTGGATGAGAGTCAAAAGCTTTCCTTGCCTTCATCAAATCATATGGCACTTGTACCTCCTATGGTCCAACCTTCACCTGTGCCCTCGACTGATGCTAGTGCTCATAAC aATGCTGCTACTGCCGCCACTGTAGTGCCGCCTTCTTCATCAGTCGGATTTATACGTCCCTCTCGAGCAATTGCCTCAACAA GATTTGGATCTGCCTTGAACATTGAAACACTTGTTGCCGCCGCAGAGAGAAGGGGAACTCCTTTAGAG GCTCCAGCACCAGAAATTCAGGATAAGATTTCGTTTATCATCAACAACTTGTCTGCTGCAAATATTGAATCAAAAGCGAAGGAGTTTACTGAAATTTTGATAGATCAATATCATCCTTGGCTTGCCCAGTACATGGTTATGAAGAG AGCAAGTATTGAGCCGAATTTTCATGACTTATACTTGAAGTTCCTGGGTATAGTGGGTTCAAGGTCTTTACACCAAGAGATTTTACAGGCTACATATGAAAACTGCAAG GTTCTACTGGGCTCAGAACTTATAAAATCCAGTTCGGAAGAGCGGTCCTTGTTGAAGAATCTTGGAAGCTGGCTTGGGAAAATGACTGTCGGAAGCAATAAGTACCTCAGTAAACGTGAAATTGATCCAAAGTCTTTGATCATAGAG GCATATGAGAAAGGTTTGATGATTGCAGTTATACCATTCACCTCTAAG ATTTTAGAATCATGTAAAAACAGTATAGCCTATAAGCCTCCCAATCGTTGGCCTATGATTATTCTTGAGTTACTTACTGAGATTTATGTTATGCCTAATCTGAAATTGAATCTGAAGTTTGATATTgag GTGTTGTTCAAGAATCTTGGTGTGAATATGGAGGAGGTAAATCCAACCTCTCTTCTCAAGGATATAGTTAGGAAAACTGAAGGAAATCCAGACTTCTCCATCACAAATGCTGGTGCCTCTAGTGAAATCAAATCTAGTATAGCCTCTTCCTTGAATCAAGTTGAGCTGCCTCTTGAGGTAAAACCAGCTCTCCCTGGTGGGCACTCAAACATGCAATCTCAG TTTACTGCTCCTCTCCCTCATCTAACTGCCGGTGCACCGAGGGAGGATGAAAAGATGGTAGCATTAAATGTGTCTGATCAGCTGTCATCTGTCCATGGACAATTATTACAACAGCAGTCAACGGTTCCAGAAAACCAG CTTTCTGCGCCAGCATCTATCATTGAGCAGCGGGTCATCGTCAATCCAATGTTTCGTGCTCATGGACTTTATTTGCATTTCAAGAG TGCGATTGCAAGTGCTTTGGATCAAGCtataatggaaataatatcTAGGATTGTGCACCAAAGTGTCTCCATAGCCATTCAGACAACCAAAGAACTTGTTCTTAAG GATTATGCTAAGGAGCATGATGAAAGTCTAATGCGTAATGCAGCTCATCTGATGGTTTCAAGCCTGGCTGGAAGTTTAGCTCATGTGACCTGCAAG GAACCTCTACTGAGTTCAATTCCAAGTCATCTGAGGAATATCCTGCAGGGTATAAGCATTGGAAATGAACTTCTTGAGCAAGCTGTACAACTTTTTACTAATGATAATCTTGACCTGGGATGTTTGCTGATTGAACAAGCAGCTACAGAGAAG GCAGTACAAGCCATTGATGGGGAAATAGATCAACAGCTTGCTATTATAAGGAAGCATAAAGATGGTGTTATTCCTCCATTTTATGATTCTGGTATTTACAAGTCCCTCCATCCTCCTAAACCTGATCGGTTGTCCAATTCTCAACAAAGGATTTATGAG GACTTTATGAAGCTGCCATGGAAGAATCAATCAACCAATTACTACAATATTCTACCAGTTGGCTCTTCACAACCAGATAGTTCAGTATCAGGACAACAAAATAAAGAAGTTTATTCATCTGACTTGATAAACTCTGGTATTAGTTCACTAACACAGCCTCTAGATCTTACCTCTGAGGAGATGGAATCCAGTGCAGCTCAGCTCCATAG CAGCATGGATGGAGGAGTTAATGGTGAATCGCATGCTGTGGAGACTTCCAACATTGTGAAA ACGTTGTTTTCAGCCACTATATCTGATTTAGTTGGAAGCAGCTCGTCGGAGCCACTATTGACTACCGGGGATGCATTGAAGAAGTACCAGATTATCTCAGAGAAG CTTGAAGATATGGTGGCTAATGAAGCTAAAGAATCAGAAATTCAG GGTTTAATTGGCGAGGTTTCTGGAGTTATTCTCAGATGTGTAAGCAGAGATGAAGCTGCATTGGCTGTGGCACATAAG GTTTTCAAAGGTCTATATGAAAATGCTTATGACAGTACCCATGTTTCTGTTCATCTTGCCATTCTCGCTGCCATTCGTGATGTCAGCAAACTGGTGGTTAAGGAGCTCACTAACTGG GTGATATACTCTGATGACGATAGGAATTTGAACAAAGACATAACTGTTGGACTTATTCACCACGAACTACTTAATCTTGCTGAGTATAATATTCATATGGCTAAGCTGCTTGATGCTGGAAGAAATA AAGCTGCAACCCAATTTGCAATCTCCCTTATCCGGTCATTGATGCCTAATGATCCTAGAGTTATTTCAGAACTTCCTAACCTTGTTGATGTTTTGAGAAAG ATTACAACCAGACCTGAATCCCCTGAGTCTCTACAGCAG GCTGCAGTGCTTAATGCAGCAGCACACAGTGAAGATAACAGTATAACCGAGTCGGCTGAACCAGACTCTGCTGGCTTTTGTAATCAG GTTTCAATGTTATTTACTGAGTGGTACAACATATGTGAACTTCCTGCTGTAAATGATGCTAcatgtaaaaaatatgtttcacGACTACATCGAATGGGACTTCTTAAGGGAGATGATGTGTCTCAGCGATTTTTCTGCTGCCTCACT GAAATTTCAGTATCACATTGTTTAGCTTCTGAAACAATGAGCTCTGCCACTCTGCAATCCCCACAACTTCAACCTCTTTCTTTCCTTGctattgatatatattcaaGACTGGTCGTCACTATTATAAAG CTTTTACCAGCGGACCAAggatcaaataaattatatcttcTGATAAAG attCTGGAATTGACAGTGAGGCTCATTCAGAAGGATGACAAGGAGAAGAAAACCTCTTTTAATCCTAGACCATATTTCAGGTTGTTTATCAACTGGCTGCTAGATTTGGGTTCAATGGAACCTCTAATTGATGGTGCAAATCCTCAG GTATTGTCAGCTCTAGCAAGCACTTTCCATGCAATCCAGCCCATTAAAGTCCCAGGGTTCAG TTATGCATGGCTTGAGCTTATCAGTCACAGAAGTTTTATGCCAAAGTTACTGTCGGGAAATGGCCATAAGGGCTGGCCTTACATGCATCGCTTAGTGCTTGATTTGTTTCAGTTCCTGGAGCCTTTTATAAGGATTCCTTGTGCAGATATTGGAGAGCCG GTTCGTTTACTGTATAAAGGAAGTTTGAGGGTATTGCTGGTACTCCTCCACGATTTTCCAGATTTCCTCTGTGAATTCCACTTCGGCTTCTGTGATGTAATTCCTTCAGGCTGTATTCAATTGAGAAACATAGTCCTAAGTGCATTTCCCCGCTCTATGAGGGTACCTGATCCTTGTTCTCCAAATTTGAAG TTCGATCTGCTGCTGGAGACTAATCAACCTCCCAGGATTCTTTCAGAGGTTGACTTTGTTCTTAAATCGAAACAATTGAAGTCAGAAGTAGACGATTATTTGAGG ACGAGGCAGCAAAGGTCGTCGTTATTAGTTAAACTGCATCAGAAACTAGTACTCTCTCCATGTGAAGCTGTTTCAGCAGGAACCTGGTACAATGTACCACTTATGAATTCCCTTGTTCTTTACATTGGAATGCAG GCTGTACAACAGTTGGAAGCAAAGTCACAATCACAGTCAAATCCTATTTGTACCTCACTTTCAGTGTTATTAGTTGCCCCTGCTTTGGATATATTCCATATGCTGATTAATGATCTCGATACCGAAGGCCGATATCTAGTTCTCAATGTGATGGCTAATCAACTACGCTACCCGAACCACCACACTCATTACTTTTCTTCCGTTCTTCTCTACTTATTCTACGAAACAAACGAG GAGGTGGTTGTACAGGAGCAAATCACGCGAGTGATATTTGAACGCATGATTTCTGATAAGCCACATCCATGGGGGCTTGTGATAACATTCATGGAGCTTGTCAAG AATCCTAGATACAAGTTTTGGAGCAAAGGTTTTATAAGGTGCGATCCTGACATTGAGTATCTTATTGAAAGTGTCTGTAGTTCATATGGCTGTCCTAGGCCGACACAGGAGGattag